In a genomic window of Thermodesulfobacteriota bacterium:
- a CDS encoding type IV pilus twitching motility protein PilT, translating into MGLAIDKLLKLVVENGASDLHITAGVPPMLRIDGKLVPVKHPPLTPQETKDICYSVLTDMQKHRFEENWELDFSFGLESLGRFRGNVFTQKGAVAGAFRLLPFVLKSYQDLGLPPVLAELARKPRGLILVTGPTGSGKTTTLASVVDQVNKERHEHIVTIEDPIEYVFDHKNCIVNQREVGSDTKSFANALKSVLREDPDVVLIGELRDLETIKIALTLSETGHLTLATLHTNTAVQTINRVIDVFPPHEQSQVRAQLSFVLEGILCQTLIPKIGGGRVLAVEVLVPNPAIRNLIREDKVHQIYSQQQIGQEKWKMQTLNQSLTDLYMRRLITLEDAVSKSQEPDEIKRMISERSSGDGGKERAAR; encoded by the coding sequence ATGGGACTCGCAATAGATAAACTCTTAAAACTCGTTGTAGAGAACGGAGCGTCCGACCTTCACATCACGGCGGGCGTCCCGCCGATGTTGAGGATCGACGGCAAGCTCGTGCCCGTAAAGCACCCTCCGCTCACCCCGCAGGAAACCAAGGACATCTGCTACAGCGTGCTGACGGACATGCAGAAGCACAGGTTCGAGGAGAACTGGGAGCTCGACTTCTCCTTCGGCCTCGAGAGCCTCGGGCGTTTCCGCGGCAACGTATTCACGCAAAAGGGCGCGGTAGCCGGGGCGTTCAGGCTCCTCCCGTTCGTCCTCAAGAGCTACCAGGACCTGGGCCTCCCGCCCGTTCTCGCCGAGCTCGCACGAAAGCCGCGTGGCCTCATACTCGTAACCGGGCCCACCGGCTCGGGCAAGACGACCACCCTCGCGAGCGTCGTCGACCAGGTAAATAAAGAGCGCCACGAGCACATAGTAACCATAGAAGACCCTATAGAATACGTATTCGACCACAAGAACTGCATAGTGAACCAGCGAGAAGTCGGGAGCGACACCAAGAGCTTCGCGAACGCGCTGAAGAGCGTCCTCCGCGAAGACCCGGACGTCGTTCTCATCGGCGAGCTCCGCGACCTCGAAACGATAAAGATAGCGCTCACGCTCTCCGAGACGGGGCACCTCACGCTGGCGACGCTTCACACGAACACGGCTGTCCAGACGATTAACCGCGTCATCGACGTCTTCCCGCCCCACGAGCAGTCCCAGGTAAGGGCGCAGCTCTCCTTCGTCCTCGAAGGCATACTCTGCCAGACCCTCATTCCGAAGATAGGCGGCGGCAGGGTGCTTGCGGTCGAAGTGCTCGTCCCCAACCCGGCCATACGTAACCTCATCCGCGAGGACAAGGTCCACCAGATCTACTCCCAGCAGCAGATAGGCCAGGAAAAATGGAAGATGCAGACCTTGAACCAGTCCCTCACCGACCTCTACATGAGGAGGCTCATAACCCTCGAAGACGCCGTTTCCAAGTCACAGGAGCCGGACGAGATAAAACGCATGATCTCCGAGCGCTCCTCCGGCGATGGGGGAAAGGAAAGGGCTGCGAGGTGA
- a CDS encoding YqaA family protein — protein MIRRIYDWVLAWADTRYGVPALSLVSFVESSIFPVPPDPLLMALCMGKPERSFRYAAICSAMSVLGGIFGYLIGWAIWELVDDFFFAYVFSREVFELVGTQYENNAFIAVLTAAVTPIPYKVFTVTAGVFQISLAALIAASVIGRSARFFLEAGLIYFFGSGIKSFIDKYFNLLVTLFFVLLVLGLVGVKYLF, from the coding sequence ATGATAAGAAGGATATACGACTGGGTGCTGGCGTGGGCGGATACGAGGTACGGGGTGCCGGCGCTGTCCCTGGTATCGTTCGTCGAGTCTTCGATTTTTCCGGTTCCGCCGGATCCTCTGCTCATGGCCCTTTGCATGGGGAAGCCCGAGAGGTCTTTCAGGTACGCCGCCATATGCTCGGCGATGTCCGTCCTGGGAGGCATATTCGGTTATCTCATAGGATGGGCGATATGGGAGCTCGTCGACGATTTCTTCTTTGCATACGTTTTCAGCCGCGAGGTGTTCGAGCTCGTCGGGACGCAGTATGAGAATAACGCCTTTATCGCCGTACTTACCGCGGCGGTTACTCCAATTCCGTACAAGGTTTTTACGGTTACCGCAGGGGTGTTCCAGATAAGCCTCGCTGCCCTGATAGCGGCCTCGGTTATAGGGAGGTCGGCGAGGTTCTTTCTCGAAGCGGGGCTTATATACTTCTTCGGCTCCGGCATAAAATCATTTATAGACAAGTATTTCAATTTACTGGTTACACTTTTCTTCGTTCTTCTCGTTCTCGGACTCGTCGGCGTCAAATATTTATTTTGA
- the pilB gene encoding type IV-A pilus assembly ATPase PilB: MKEQRVSAQMGDILIKEDVINLDQLKTAIQEQRETGKRLGETLLNLGYIDEHQLVAYLSKQYGVPAINLDQFDISHDILKSVTRETAIKHKLIPISKSGSTLVVAMSDPSNIFAVDDLKFATGNNIEVVVTSERSIRNAIERFYGSQQEWEDAQKARESTAAVDRLLGDLDDFLIEISGEENIDINDLEKASEEAPVIKLVNHLLMDSIRKGASDIHIEPYEKELRVRYRIDGVLYDIMRPPLKLKNAVTSRIKVMSNLDIAERRLPQDGRIKVKLGQGRTMEYRVSVVPTLFGEKVVMRILDKESLKLDLTKLGFYDQQLDVFKKSIYQPYGMVLITGPTGSGKTTTLYSSLMDLNRTDVNISTAEDPVEYSLPGINQVQVHEEIGLTFASCLRSFLRQDPDVILVGEIRDYETAEIAIKSALTGHLVLSTLHTNDAPSTITRLLNMGVEPFLVTASLNSIVAQRLVRVACSSCKQQVDVPPQLLIDLGVSPKDVSDFVVYKGVGEGCKTCSGTGYKGRLAVFEVMEINEELKEFILSGASALEIKREAIRQGMMTLRQSALVKLKQGITTIEEVVRNTAADD; this comes from the coding sequence ATGAAGGAACAACGAGTAAGCGCACAGATGGGCGACATACTGATCAAGGAAGACGTCATCAACCTCGATCAGCTCAAGACCGCCATACAGGAACAGAGGGAAACGGGCAAGAGGCTGGGCGAAACCCTCCTCAATCTCGGCTACATAGACGAGCACCAGCTCGTCGCCTACCTCAGCAAGCAGTATGGCGTTCCCGCAATCAACCTCGACCAGTTCGACATATCCCACGACATACTGAAGTCCGTAACCAGGGAAACGGCGATAAAGCACAAGCTCATTCCCATAAGCAAATCGGGCTCGACGCTCGTCGTCGCGATGTCCGACCCGTCCAACATATTCGCCGTCGACGACCTCAAATTCGCCACCGGGAACAACATCGAAGTCGTGGTCACGTCCGAAAGGTCGATACGTAACGCCATAGAAAGGTTCTACGGCTCCCAGCAGGAATGGGAGGACGCCCAAAAGGCCCGCGAGAGCACGGCGGCGGTAGACAGGCTCCTCGGCGACCTCGACGATTTCCTCATCGAGATAAGCGGCGAGGAAAACATAGACATAAACGACCTCGAAAAGGCTTCCGAGGAAGCCCCGGTCATAAAGCTCGTAAACCACCTTCTCATGGATTCCATAAGGAAGGGCGCGAGCGACATACACATCGAGCCCTACGAAAAGGAGCTCCGCGTAAGGTACAGGATAGACGGCGTCCTCTACGACATCATGCGCCCGCCGCTAAAGCTCAAGAACGCGGTCACGTCCAGGATAAAGGTCATGTCCAACCTCGACATCGCCGAAAGGAGGCTTCCCCAGGACGGGCGAATAAAAGTGAAGCTCGGCCAGGGGAGGACGATGGAATACAGGGTATCCGTCGTCCCGACGCTCTTCGGCGAAAAGGTCGTAATGAGGATTCTCGACAAGGAATCCCTGAAGCTCGACCTCACCAAGCTCGGTTTCTACGACCAGCAGCTCGACGTATTCAAGAAATCCATATACCAGCCCTACGGCATGGTCCTCATAACCGGTCCCACGGGGAGCGGTAAAACGACCACCCTCTACTCCTCTCTAATGGACCTTAACCGTACGGACGTCAACATCTCCACGGCCGAAGACCCGGTCGAGTACAGCCTTCCCGGCATAAACCAGGTCCAGGTGCACGAAGAGATAGGTCTCACTTTCGCCTCCTGCCTGAGGTCGTTTCTAAGGCAGGACCCCGACGTCATACTCGTCGGCGAAATAAGGGACTACGAAACGGCCGAGATAGCGATAAAATCGGCGCTCACCGGGCACCTCGTCCTCTCGACCCTCCACACGAACGACGCGCCGTCCACGATAACGAGGCTCCTCAACATGGGCGTCGAGCCCTTCCTCGTAACGGCGTCGCTTAACTCCATCGTTGCGCAGAGGCTCGTCAGGGTCGCGTGCTCCTCCTGCAAGCAGCAGGTTGACGTCCCTCCGCAGCTGCTCATCGACCTCGGCGTTTCGCCCAAGGACGTTTCCGATTTCGTCGTCTACAAGGGCGTGGGCGAGGGGTGCAAGACGTGCTCCGGCACGGGCTACAAGGGCCGCCTCGCGGTGTTCGAAGTGATGGAGATAAACGAGGAGCTCAAGGAATTCATACTGAGCGGCGCCTCGGCTCTCGAAATAAAACGCGAGGCCATAAGGCAGGGGATGATGACCTTAAGGCAAAGCGCACTCGTAAAGCTCAAGCAGGGCATAACCACCATAGAAGAAGTAGTGAGGAACACGGCCGCCGATGACTGA
- the surE gene encoding 5'/3'-nucleotidase SurE produces the protein MPPTILISNDDGINSEGLHKLHETLKDLGEVFVVAPDRDQSAVSHSLSLYRPLRIERISDNVYTVDGTPTDCINIAVNGILKDRKIDIVVSGINKGENLGDDITYSGTVSAAMEGALLGVPSIAVSLATKVDFNFEAAAYYSKLIAEYVLRSKLPPATILNVNVPHMPQGDIRGVLVTRQGKRIYGEPIVEKVDPRGKKYYWIGGYELGSVDIENSDITAVKSGYVSVTPISLDLTDYGFLDKLRGDLPERP, from the coding sequence ATGCCGCCCACTATACTTATATCTAACGACGACGGAATAAATTCGGAAGGACTTCACAAGCTGCACGAGACTTTAAAGGACCTGGGCGAGGTGTTCGTGGTCGCTCCGGACAGGGACCAGAGCGCCGTGAGCCATTCGCTGAGCCTTTACCGGCCGCTCAGGATAGAACGTATATCGGACAACGTTTATACAGTGGACGGGACGCCGACGGATTGTATCAACATCGCCGTTAACGGAATACTCAAGGACCGCAAAATCGATATCGTCGTCTCGGGGATAAACAAGGGCGAGAACCTGGGGGACGACATAACGTATTCGGGGACCGTGAGCGCAGCGATGGAGGGTGCGCTCCTGGGTGTGCCGTCTATTGCCGTTTCGCTCGCGACGAAGGTGGACTTTAATTTCGAGGCGGCGGCCTATTATTCGAAGCTCATAGCGGAGTACGTTCTCCGCTCGAAGCTTCCGCCGGCGACGATACTTAACGTGAACGTGCCGCACATGCCGCAGGGCGACATAAGGGGCGTGCTCGTGACGAGACAGGGAAAGCGGATCTACGGCGAGCCGATAGTGGAGAAGGTGGACCCGCGCGGGAAGAAGTATTACTGGATCGGCGGGTACGAGCTCGGGTCGGTAGACATAGAGAACTCGGACATAACGGCCGTCAAGAGCGGATACGTGTCGGTGACCCCCATAAGCCTCGACCTTACGGATTACGGATTTCTGGACAAATTGAGGGGGGACCTGCCCGAAAGGCCCTGA
- a CDS encoding glycosyl transferase produces the protein MSDFYQSERISTLHRLNRNNVSQLEEELEEFCETRPVALVLPCLYSELKRKALKDILKKLKDVKYLNEIVITLGRANEAEFRHAQDYFSILPQNYKIIWDDGERMTSVFNLLKENRLHAGDPGKGRAAWIAYGYVLAGEKSEVIALHDCDILTYSRELLARLCYPLANPNMDYEFCKGYYSRVTDRMFGRVTRLFISPVVRALKKIFGHLPFLEYLDSFRYPLAGEFSMRTDLVRVNRIPADWGLEVGSLAEVFRNVSLKRVCQVDLADNYDHKHQEVSPDDQKGGLLKMCADISQSLFRTLSSEGVVFSDNIFNTLLVTYLKIAQDTIKMYEDDAAINGLFFDRHDEGLAVETFAKGIRIASHQFLEDPLGSPLIPNWSRVTSAIPDILDQLKDAVEKDNA, from the coding sequence ATGAGTGACTTTTATCAATCGGAAAGGATTTCGACACTTCACAGGCTTAACAGGAACAACGTTTCACAGCTCGAAGAGGAGCTCGAAGAGTTTTGCGAGACGCGGCCCGTCGCGCTCGTCCTCCCGTGCCTTTACTCGGAGCTCAAGAGAAAAGCTCTCAAGGACATATTGAAGAAGCTCAAGGACGTTAAATACCTGAACGAAATAGTCATAACGCTCGGAAGGGCGAACGAGGCCGAGTTCAGGCACGCGCAGGATTATTTTTCGATCCTGCCCCAGAACTACAAGATAATATGGGACGACGGGGAGAGGATGACGTCCGTATTCAATCTCCTGAAAGAGAACCGTCTTCATGCGGGCGACCCCGGAAAAGGAAGGGCCGCGTGGATAGCGTACGGATACGTCCTCGCCGGCGAGAAGAGCGAGGTGATAGCCCTTCACGACTGCGACATCCTGACGTATTCGCGCGAGCTTCTGGCGAGGCTCTGTTACCCGCTCGCGAACCCGAACATGGATTACGAGTTCTGTAAGGGCTACTATTCGAGGGTTACGGACAGGATGTTCGGAAGGGTGACCCGGCTTTTTATATCCCCCGTCGTGAGGGCGCTTAAAAAGATATTCGGGCACCTGCCGTTCCTGGAATACCTGGACAGCTTCAGGTATCCGCTGGCCGGGGAGTTCTCGATGAGGACGGACCTCGTGAGGGTGAACAGGATCCCGGCCGACTGGGGGCTCGAAGTGGGCTCGCTCGCGGAGGTGTTCAGGAACGTTTCCTTAAAGAGGGTGTGCCAGGTGGACCTTGCGGACAATTACGACCACAAGCACCAGGAAGTCTCGCCCGACGACCAGAAGGGGGGGCTCCTCAAGATGTGCGCAGACATATCGCAGTCGCTCTTCAGGACGCTTTCGTCCGAGGGGGTCGTATTCTCGGACAACATATTCAACACGCTTCTCGTCACTTATCTTAAGATCGCGCAGGACACTATAAAGATGTACGAGGACGACGCAGCCATAAACGGCCTTTTCTTCGACAGGCACGACGAGGGGCTCGCCGTGGAGACGTTCGCCAAGGGGATAAGGATCGCGAGCCATCAGTTCCTCGAAGACCCGCTGGGCTCGCCGCTCATCCCGAACTGGAGCAGGGTCACTTCGGCAATTCCCGACATACTCGATCAGCTTAAGGACGCCGTAGAGAAGGACAATGCCTAG
- a CDS encoding MerR family transcriptional regulator yields MLQNRAEVSLPDKIYFRIGEVSDFTGIKPYVLRYWESEFEEIAPIRRKSQRLYDREAIHTIIKIKNMLYDQNFTIAGAKKKLKEEASQKRVSTKVNVLLHEILGELKSIKQNLG; encoded by the coding sequence ATGCTTCAGAACAGGGCGGAAGTCAGTCTTCCGGATAAAATATACTTCCGGATAGGTGAAGTGAGCGATTTCACGGGAATAAAACCCTACGTGCTCAGGTACTGGGAGAGCGAGTTCGAGGAGATCGCGCCTATCAGGAGAAAGTCCCAGAGGCTATACGACAGGGAAGCTATTCACACGATCATAAAGATCAAGAATATGCTTTACGATCAGAACTTCACCATAGCCGGGGCGAAGAAAAAGCTCAAGGAAGAGGCCAGCCAGAAACGGGTCAGCACGAAGGTCAACGTTCTGCTGCATGAGATCCTGGGCGAGCTGAAGTCCATAAAGCAGAATCTTGGATGA
- a CDS encoding type II secretion system F family protein has product MPVFVWQGRAAGVLKKGEMEAPSKSAVLARLRQMQIQPIPNRIKEKGKLFDFALALGGVSTRDLVVFTRQLSTMIDAGLPLVRGLDIIASQNPNKKFKEIVTRVKEDVEGGSTFAEALGKHPKVFSNLYTQLIRAGETGGVLDVILQRLATYLEKMDSIKRKIKGAMIYPSIVISVAILVLAIVIIFVVPVFAEMFKDMGTSLPALTQAVVDLSFFIRHNILYILIAVAAVFFFTGFLYSRSYRARRIFDAFLLKLWLVGPLMLKTIVSRFCRTLATLTAGGIAILDGLEITARASGNIITEEAIMDARKAVSEGQTLAEPLMARPKLFPPMVVQMISVGEQTGALEDMLNKIADFYEEEVDIAVASLLSALEPLMITFLGATVGVIVVSMYLPMFKLISAMAG; this is encoded by the coding sequence ATGCCCGTATTCGTCTGGCAGGGAAGGGCTGCGGGCGTCCTAAAGAAGGGCGAGATGGAGGCCCCCAGCAAGTCCGCTGTACTGGCGCGTCTCCGCCAGATGCAGATACAGCCCATCCCGAACCGCATAAAGGAAAAGGGAAAGCTCTTCGATTTCGCGCTCGCGCTGGGCGGCGTCTCGACGAGGGACCTCGTCGTCTTCACGCGCCAGCTCTCGACGATGATAGACGCAGGTCTTCCTCTCGTCCGCGGGCTCGACATCATAGCCTCACAGAACCCCAATAAAAAATTCAAGGAAATAGTGACGAGGGTAAAGGAAGACGTCGAGGGCGGCTCCACGTTCGCCGAGGCCCTCGGCAAGCATCCGAAGGTCTTCAGCAACCTCTACACGCAGCTCATAAGGGCGGGCGAGACGGGCGGCGTTCTCGACGTCATTCTCCAGAGGCTCGCCACGTATCTCGAAAAGATGGATTCCATAAAACGGAAGATAAAAGGGGCGATGATCTACCCCTCCATCGTCATCAGCGTCGCCATACTCGTCCTCGCAATCGTCATAATATTCGTGGTCCCGGTCTTCGCCGAAATGTTCAAGGACATGGGGACGTCCCTCCCCGCCCTGACCCAGGCGGTCGTGGACCTCAGCTTCTTCATACGGCACAACATACTCTACATACTGATCGCGGTCGCGGCCGTATTCTTCTTCACGGGATTCCTGTACAGCAGGTCCTACAGGGCGAGGAGGATATTCGACGCGTTTCTCTTAAAGCTCTGGCTCGTCGGGCCGCTCATGCTGAAAACGATAGTATCCCGGTTCTGCCGCACGCTCGCCACGCTCACGGCCGGCGGTATCGCGATACTCGACGGCCTCGAGATAACCGCCCGGGCCTCGGGAAATATCATCACCGAAGAGGCCATAATGGACGCCAGGAAGGCCGTCAGCGAGGGCCAGACCCTCGCCGAGCCGCTCATGGCGAGGCCCAAGCTCTTCCCGCCGATGGTGGTCCAGATGATTTCGGTCGGCGAGCAGACGGGTGCCCTCGAAGACATGCTTAACAAAATCGCCGATTTCTACGAGGAGGAGGTTGATATCGCCGTCGCGTCCCTGCTTTCGGCGCTCGAGCCCCTCATGATAACTTTCCTCGGCGCCACGGTCGGCGTCATAGTCGTTTCCATGTACCTGCCTATGTTCAAACTCATATCGGCGATGGCGGGATGA
- a CDS encoding HAD-IIB family hydrolase, whose translation MPRLVLFTDLDGTLLDHDTYSFEPAREALAALESENIPVVFTTSKTRAEIEKWRRLAGNDDPFISENGGAIFVPEGYFGGDFVYDRKEDGYLVIELGTPHAELARALGDIRRGTGMEIRGVSDMGVEEVVKLTGLGKEDAGLVREREYGEPFVVGGGSEAEETVIREIEKRGLRHTQGGRFHHILGQSDKGKAVSILKGLYVKEWGVVETVGIGDSLNDLPMLKTVDIPILVRKPDGGYDERVSITGMAVADAPGPRGWNSAILKLIVNFSEKEP comes from the coding sequence ATGCCTAGGCTCGTCCTGTTCACGGACCTCGACGGAACGCTGCTCGACCACGATACGTACTCGTTCGAGCCCGCCCGGGAGGCATTGGCGGCGCTCGAATCGGAGAACATCCCCGTCGTATTCACTACGAGCAAGACCAGGGCCGAGATAGAGAAGTGGAGGCGGCTTGCGGGGAACGACGACCCGTTCATTTCCGAGAACGGCGGCGCCATATTCGTCCCCGAGGGATATTTCGGCGGGGATTTCGTATACGACAGGAAGGAAGACGGGTATCTCGTAATCGAGCTCGGGACCCCGCACGCGGAGCTCGCCCGGGCGCTCGGGGATATACGCCGCGGGACCGGCATGGAGATAAGGGGCGTCTCGGATATGGGCGTCGAGGAAGTGGTGAAGCTCACGGGGCTCGGCAAAGAGGACGCCGGACTCGTCAGGGAGCGGGAATACGGGGAGCCGTTCGTCGTCGGCGGGGGCAGCGAGGCGGAGGAGACCGTCATCCGCGAAATCGAAAAACGCGGGCTCAGGCATACGCAGGGCGGGAGATTCCATCACATACTGGGGCAAAGCGACAAGGGGAAGGCCGTTTCCATACTGAAGGGGCTGTACGTGAAGGAATGGGGCGTCGTCGAGACCGTAGGAATCGGGGACAGCCTGAACGACCTCCCGATGCTGAAGACGGTGGACATACCGATTCTCGTCCGGAAGCCGGACGGGGGATACGACGAGAGGGTCAGCATCACCGGGATGGCCGTCGCGGACGCCCCGGGGCCCCGTGGATGGAACTCCGCGATATTAAAGCTGATTGTCAACTTTAGTGAAAAAGAGCCCTGA
- the trmFO gene encoding methylenetetrahydrofolate--tRNA-(uracil(54)-C(5))-methyltransferase (FADH(2)-oxidizing) TrmFO: MNAMSEAKIVIAGGGLAGVEAANQAAKAGIGVRLYEMRPGTMSPAHSTGDLGELVCSNSLKSDSMENASGILKEEMRRLGSLVIEAADRTRVPAGKALAVDRVRFAEYITERIEAEPLIELVREEFTEIPGHLTRPHIIATGPLTSEALSERIRGMSEGPDLYFYDAISPIVDAESIDYTKVFRASRYEDGETEEGDYLNCPLDSEEYYRLVRELANAEKIETRDFEKGIYFESCLPVEVIVERGIDTLRFGPAKPVGLKDPRTGKTPFAVIQLRAENPEGTMFNIVGFQTKLRYPEQRRIFRMIPGLENAEFMRYGSVHRNTYINSPALLRPTLQTKTDPMLFFAGQIVGVEGYAESAAMGIIAGINAARLASGREPTVPPRETAIGSLLGYITDAGIKKFQPMNINFGLFPALPGKVRKAERKGAVAERALFAIGGFAHAQESELSQSRARFTSVSQS, encoded by the coding sequence ATAAACGCCATGTCCGAAGCGAAGATCGTTATAGCCGGCGGCGGGCTCGCCGGGGTGGAGGCCGCGAACCAGGCCGCGAAGGCCGGGATCGGCGTCAGGCTCTACGAGATGAGACCGGGGACGATGTCGCCCGCGCACAGCACCGGGGACCTCGGGGAGCTGGTGTGCAGCAATTCCCTCAAGTCGGATTCAATGGAGAACGCGAGCGGCATACTGAAGGAGGAGATGAGGAGGCTCGGCTCTCTCGTCATAGAGGCGGCCGACAGGACGCGCGTCCCGGCGGGGAAGGCGCTTGCCGTGGACAGGGTCAGGTTTGCCGAATATATAACGGAGAGGATAGAAGCGGAGCCGCTCATAGAGCTCGTGAGGGAGGAATTCACCGAGATACCCGGGCATCTCACGCGGCCGCATATTATTGCCACGGGACCGCTAACGTCGGAGGCCCTTTCGGAAAGAATAAGGGGGATGTCGGAAGGGCCGGACCTTTATTTTTACGACGCGATATCGCCCATCGTGGACGCGGAGTCGATAGACTACACGAAGGTCTTCAGGGCGTCCCGCTACGAGGACGGGGAGACCGAAGAGGGGGATTATCTAAACTGCCCCCTGGACAGCGAGGAGTATTACAGGCTCGTCCGGGAGCTTGCGAACGCGGAGAAGATAGAGACCAGGGACTTCGAGAAGGGGATATATTTCGAGAGCTGCCTTCCCGTCGAGGTTATTGTCGAGAGGGGAATCGATACGCTGAGATTCGGGCCCGCAAAGCCCGTCGGCCTTAAGGACCCCCGGACGGGGAAGACGCCCTTTGCCGTGATTCAGCTCCGGGCCGAGAACCCGGAGGGGACGATGTTCAACATCGTCGGGTTTCAGACGAAGCTCAGGTATCCCGAGCAGAGGCGCATATTCAGGATGATCCCCGGGCTCGAGAACGCAGAGTTCATGAGATACGGGAGCGTTCACAGGAACACATATATTAATTCGCCCGCGCTTCTCCGGCCGACGCTCCAGACGAAGACGGACCCCATGCTGTTTTTCGCGGGGCAGATCGTCGGCGTCGAGGGGTATGCGGAATCGGCAGCCATGGGAATAATAGCGGGGATAAACGCCGCGAGGCTCGCTTCGGGGAGAGAGCCGACCGTGCCGCCGAGGGAGACGGCGATAGGGTCGCTCCTCGGTTACATAACAGATGCGGGCATTAAGAAATTCCAGCCCATGAACATCAATTTCGGACTCTTCCCGGCCCTTCCGGGGAAGGTGCGGAAGGCGGAGAGGAAGGGGGCCGTGGCCGAGAGGGCGCTCTTTGCGATAGGCGGCTTCGCCCATGCCCAGGAGAGCGAATTAAGTCAGTCGCGAGCGAGGTTTACGAGCGTAAGCCAAAGCTGA